From the genome of Paraburkholderia largidicola:
TCGACAGATCGACGTCCTGACCGTTATGCGGCACGACCTGCTCGTCCACGTCTTCGACGATATGGCCGAGACGGTCCTTGATCACGCGACGGCTGCCCGCCACGCCCGCGAGCATCTTCTGGTCGCCGAGTTCTACGCCTTCCTGGCCTTCGTCCTCGACGTTCGTGAAGCCGATCAGGTGAGCCGTGATTTCGCCTTCCGGATAAAAGCGCTTGTACTCGTTGCGCTGATAGATACCGGGAATGTTCAGCGCTTCCACTTTCGCGGCGACGTCGACGGGCACCTGGCGCTTCACGTAGACGAACGTCTTGTCTTCCGACAGCTTCTTGCGCAGTTCCGGCTGCGTCATGTCGAGCAGCTTGGCGAGATCGGCGAGCTTGTCCGCGCCGAGGTCGTCCGGCACCGACTCGGGAATCGCCCAGATGGCGCGCACGGGCAGACTCGTCGCGAGCACGAGGCCGTTACGGTCGAGAATCTTGCCGCGCGTGGCCGGCAACTCCAGGCGGCGCTGATAGCGGCTTTCACCCTGCTTCTGATAGAAACCGTTGCCCGGACCCTGAATCCAGAACGCGCGCGCCGTCAGCGCGACGAACGCCATGAACAGCAGGAACACGACGAGCTTCGAGCGCCACATCGGCAGGCGCACCGAGAGAATCGGATTCGCCGAGAACGCGACGCTCTTGTTCTTGTTCGACGATTTCTTCATCGCGTGGCTCCACGAGCTTTCGCGGCCGACGCCGGAGTCGGCGCCGAGACCGGGATCGGTGCGTCTTCAGCCTTGGCGGAACCGGCGTCGAGCGTCAGATATTGCGTGCGCCCCGTGGTCGCGCCCTGCATCTTGAGAGAATCAGTCGCGATCTGCTCGATACGCGAGGTCTTCGACAGCGCGCTCTGCTGATATTGAAGCTGCGAATAGTCCTGCTGCAGCTGGCGCTCCTGCGATTGGGCGCGCTGCAACTGGATGAAGAACTGACGCTGCTGATTGGTCGCGTTGACGACGGAAAGCGCACAACCCATCACGACGATCAGCAGGAAGATATTGAGACGGTTCATGGCGCGATCCGCTCCGCGACGCGCATCACGGCGGAACGGGCGCGCGGGTTCGCAGCGACTTCGGCGTCGCTCGCGAATACACGGCCGATCAGTTTGAGCGGCGGGCTCGGCAGGTCGACGGCGCGGATCGGCAGGCGGCGATCGACAGCAGGCGCACTCGAGTGCGTCTGCATGAACCGCTTGACGATCCGGTCTTCGAGCGAATGAAAGCTGATCACGACCAGCCGCCCCCCTTGCTCCAGCAACGACAATGCTGCTTCTAGTACGACTTGCAGCTCCGCAAGCTCTTGATTGATGTGAATCCGTATAGCTTGAAAGGTGCGGGTTGCCGGGTCCTTACCCTTCTCACGGGTTTTGACGACGTTAGCCACGATTTGGGCAAGCTCGCCCGTGCTGACGAGAGGCCCAAGACGGTCGGACTCTGCCCGGCGAGCAACAAGCGCCTTTGCAATCTGAAAAGCAAACCGTTCTTCCCCATAATCCCGTATCACCTCCGTCATTTCCTGCACCGTGGCCCGCGCCAGCCAATCCGCGGCGGACTCGCCGCGCGTCGGATCCATCCGCATGTCGAGCGGGCCGTCGGCGCGGAAACTAAAACCCCGCTCCGGGTCGTCGAACTGCGGCGACGACACGCCCAGATCCAGCAACACTCCCGACACACGCCCTACCCCGCGCTCGCTCATCGCGTCGCGCAGTGATGCGAAACTTTCATGCACGATCTCGAAGCGCGGATCGGCGATCTGCTGCGCGGTCGCAATGGCGAGCGGGTCCTTGTCGAATCCGATCAGACGCCCCGACTCGCCCAGCTTTGCCAGCACCGCGCGGCTATGGCCGCCGCGCCCGAACGTGCCATCTATATAGATACCGTCCGCGCGCGTGACGAGCGCATTCACCGCTTCTTCGAGCAGCACCGTGCGATGCTG
Proteins encoded in this window:
- the rsmH gene encoding 16S rRNA (cytosine(1402)-N(4))-methyltransferase RsmH is translated as MAPAMSNELQHRTVLLEEAVNALVTRADGIYIDGTFGRGGHSRAVLAKLGESGRLIGFDKDPLAIATAQQIADPRFEIVHESFASLRDAMSERGVGRVSGVLLDLGVSSPQFDDPERGFSFRADGPLDMRMDPTRGESAADWLARATVQEMTEVIRDYGEERFAFQIAKALVARRAESDRLGPLVSTGELAQIVANVVKTREKGKDPATRTFQAIRIHINQELAELQVVLEAALSLLEQGGRLVVISFHSLEDRIVKRFMQTHSSAPAVDRRLPIRAVDLPSPPLKLIGRVFASDAEVAANPRARSAVMRVAERIAP
- the ftsL gene encoding cell division protein FtsL, whose translation is MNRLNIFLLIVVMGCALSVVNATNQQRQFFIQLQRAQSQERQLQQDYSQLQYQQSALSKTSRIEQIATDSLKMQGATTGRTQYLTLDAGSAKAEDAPIPVSAPTPASAAKARGATR